The DNA window ActgtggaggggaggagggccATCCATGGTTGTTAGGTGCTGAGTACCAGATGTCTGGGCAATTCAAGTGGCCATTGTGTTCTCAGACTCTCCATGGACATGGAGCGCAGACATCTAGGCATCAGTCACAGCTGGATCTCTGCAGAGAGTAAACAACCTTTTCCGGACACCTAGttaacaatgacaggtttcagagtaacagccctgttagtctgtattcgcaaaaagaaaaggagtacttgtggcaccttagagactaaccaatttatttgagcataagcttttgtgagctacagctcacttgaaagcttatgctcaaataaattggttagtctctaaggtgccacaagtactccttttctagttaacAATGCtacatataggggaaactgaggcatgcacactattaatacaaaaatattacaaaaaattcccactgtGTCACACCTCTTCCCCCTTCTAGGCCAAACTGAGTGGGGATCACTTTAGCCAGTGAGCTGGGGAAGAACAGGTACTCCTTTCTGGGATAAAACATCCACTATACGAGTGCAGCCTCCTCTCTTTGAACAGGGACCAGACATAACAGCAACTGAATAACTCCCCTGCAGGCCCGCAGCCTGGGACAGATCAAGTGCAGTTAGGGCTGAATTAAGGCATAGGCAACCTAAGTATATGCTCAGGGCCGAAGGCCTGCACCCTGTTTTGGAGGGGGTTTGCATGAGGCCAAAGTTGAACGAGTGGCAATGTGACctcccatgcaccaggtcacaacacAGCTCACTCCATTTTGTCCCCCATGCCATGCTCCCTGtcctattggggggggggggtgttaatggGGCCAAAGCTGAGTGGGCAGAGCACCAGCCTCTGAGCCAGATTAGCTAGAGCTTCACCGCTGATATGCAGGTGTGCGACAGGTAGCTGCTGTCAGTGTCCTCAGGGGGGAGCCAGccgggagaggggcagaggggatCCCTGGTGTAGGGGGGGCTTTTGCCTAAAGCCCAGGGATGGATTAATCCGGCCCCACAAATAACTCCAGGAAGCCTGGTGGCAAAGCTCTGACAGCTTCATGGAGTGAAGGGAGCAGAGCCGGTAGCTCCGGCCCAGGACTGGTAGCCAGTGAGCGTGGGGTGCAGACAAGAAACCACTCTGGCCAACTGCTCCCTGTGCCCGTCTGTTACCAGAGAAAATCAGTGTCAGTGTCACCGAGAAACACGGTCTACAGGTCTATCTCTGGGCTGCGTCTCCAGGACCCCCATCATCCCTGTGTCCATGTAGACATTGGGGACTCTCTGGAACAATCCCCAGTCTCTGTAgaaacccccccttctccctgctctCTGGGATTGTCTCTTGTCTGTTTGCCCAATGGTACATTTGCTTCTATGCATGACGCTCCCTTAATGCGGGGAGAAGCTGCCTGTGCCCAGGGCAGGTGTGGCCCCCAGGGGGcaggatctggggcagggggctgcagatctGTGGGTTGATCACTAGGACCCAagagcggctggggggcggctctggggggagcgAGCGCTGGGGCCAGTCCCGGCCGCGGGAAGTGACTCGCAGCTGCTGGGGGGACTCTGGCTCCcaggctcccggcgagatccctgagccccggcggctggtgctgggagcccggagcccgggctgcagccgggagaggggaacctccagccgggcccttcctgctgctccccgggatcctctcccagggcagagcccccagcctggccagggcccccttcccagcccgacccctgccccggggggccccgcttggagggaaggtaagagagacccgcccccccccccccgcgctgtAGGGGGAGGAGGCTAAAGAAGTGCAAGCGGGGGGGAGTGAAGGACGGGTCGACACAGGGGAATCAGGCTGCAGTGGGAGAATtatggggctgaggggaaggaggtgtCTCAGTCCAACCGGGGTAACTGTTACCCCTTCAGCCCGGGGTTTTGCCCTCTGTCACCCTCTGACAGTGCCTCACCCCTGGGCTTAACCCCCGATTTTGCCCCTCAGCCCCTATCCTAACCCTGCCCCCAGCTTCTTGACCCCCCTGACCAGTCAGTTTTtgccccctgctcagaccctggccacTCTTCTCCGATTTGCCCCATTTGCCCCTTTTTAAACCCTGTAAAAAGCAATCCACAGCATCTTATGCCCAGtaagggcagtggcttcagcagatgttactgaccATGCTCAGTTTGTTTGCGCATACTGAGTGCACCCCAAGTAGCAAATTCCTAGAAACAGCATTTTCTCGCACTAAACCAGAAGGGCTCTAAAGAGGGGTGGaggtgggtttgtgtgtgtagaTAAGAAGGGAGTGAGAGGGGAACGGGGATGTATGAAGGGCAGGAGTGGGATGCAGGGGGCAGGATGGGATGGGGGCTGGGAATGCGCTGGGGAGGATGTGGCGTTGCAGGGCAATCAGGGGAAACTTATGGGGCAGATAGGAACAGGGCTGCAACAGAAGGAAACTCtgagtgggggggggcactgcGAAGGAaagggggggatgtggggaggggaggctggggagagACTGAGAGCAAGAGCaaactggctggggaagggagacaaacagggcaggggtttgggagaGATACAAGGGCAGCTCCCGCACCCCatggggcaggagagggtgcgGGGCTGCCCCACGCAGAAGTCAGGGGGGAAATCTTTTACTGCAAATAGTCCATGATCCTTTGGGAGTAGATGGAGCCTTCCTCCTCAGGGCTCAGAAGCTACAAGGCAAATAtccagacccccccgccccacacacacacaccctgctcccagtttattattttcagacacactcatgattttggggtctGTCTCCTGAGTGTTTggggctgcccagggccctggcctgATTTCCGGGCAGGATTCAGATCTCAGCCACACTGGTGTGAGACCAGAGTCACTGCTGGCTCTGGCAGGTGGGGAGTGTGGATGGGCCGATGGGATCAGCCTCTGCCTGCctgtccctgggggctgcaggggcaggacagggaggCTCAGTCATTAGCTGCTGCCACCAGAAGGCTCCGATTATTGCTCAGGGAGAGGAGGCAGCtgatgtgtgtctctctctgctcctgatGTCAGAGCCCTTGAATTGAGCTACCTGGGTCAGATGCTGCCTCCTCTACCTGAGAGCCCAGAGTGTGAAACTGCTGCTCCCCAGCAGGGTCTGTGCCAGGGAGAGGCCTTTCTTAACCCCCACTCTGGGCTCAGCCGGGGTGGGGACTTTCACCATGGCTGGAACCAGCCCCCgcagcagccctgggctctgcccatATCAGCTCCTGAGCCAGAGCCTCCAAGTGAGGGGAGAGACctgggggaaagggctggggccaggcaggacagggaccTGCTGCTGAGTTTGTACCGGAGCGGGAGGGGCTCCCCCTGTGCCTGCGggtcccagagctgctgccctcAGTGACACAGCCAGGCTCACACTGAGAGCGAGCGCCCCTGGGAACGGGAGAGTCCCCAGTTCTCCCAGGCAGAGgcgggagggaaggagacaggaagGGGAACGGTGAGACCgaaaggggcagcaggagcaagaagtggggagggaggttcccagcTCCCAGACCCGCCCGGATCCCTTCCCTGCATCCCCCTGGGCAGCCTGACTTTCCTGGGAACAAGGGGAGGAGCTGACAGAGGAAAAACCAGGTTCCGCCTCTGCCCAGTCCCCGCGCTGCTGGGGGACACGCTGCTCTCGGGGCCGATATCAGGGGAAATCCCCCAAAGTGGTtcctttgattctgctcttttcTAGCATTTGTCTCAGAGACTCTGTCCCTGGTGGGGTTTAAAAGTGTCCCGGGGGTTCAgtgctggagggaggggctgggtctGTGTTGTAATAAAGTGACTGAGGGTTTTCCCAGCGTGGCAGAGCCCAGAGTGTCTGTCTGCAGGGATGGAGCCTGGGGGGAATCGGGGTGTGAAATGGACTCAAGCCCCTTCTGAAACCTCCACCGTCGCCCCTCTCGCCCTGACAGGCTGAGGAATCACGTCCACGTTTCGCTCCAGATCCTCCCGTCttccaggggacagggaagggaaatggctgtgatggagccagctcaggtaggggattttcagggagctgcagggggattTGCTgtacagggggaggggcaggctgtgaTAAACCTGCTGGGACATGATCAGCCTGGGATCTGATTTTCTGAACAGGCCCattggtgggtggggggaggggagaacattCCCTCCATTTCTGAAACAGGAAAcagccccctgggcagggctgggaaaagtgaccagactcccagtgctggagcctgaccccactggccagaggctgctgtgaaatacgaagggaagctgtcgggattcctgtccctgtccccagctcagagctctgcttcccgtatcagcctgtggctggcaggcgagtgggaaatgagaagacccTGCCTTGCTCCGTCTGCTGGGGGGACAAGGAGCTCTCACCTTCTTCCCATGCCTTAacgcctcctggctgctctgagcagggtgggggtgggattctgCTTCCCTGGGCCTCCTTCCCCTGACTAGTGGGATTGCgactggggcagcaggtgctgaatgCAGGAACTGATGTTTCAGATGCcagtgaccttcgaggaggtggctgtgtatttcaccgaggggcagggggctctgctggaccccgctcagagagccctctacagggacgtcatgcaggagatcTATGAgacggtgacctcgctgggtaagggattcctGTGTTCCTAGCTATTAGAAGCTGTGGGGTCTGCGTGTCTAACTCTGGTCAGATTCTTCTCTGGTCCCTTGGATTGGTGGGGAGGGTCGCGAGGTCCACAGCTCCAGTGTGAGAGATACTTTCATCACCACACCCTGCTCAAGGGAACAAGGGAGTCAGAAACCTAATGGACATACTAATTCATCCCCATCTCTCCCACTTTCAAGAAGCCAGAAGCAGGGTATTGTTCTGCCTATATTATTTCTCTTTCCCACACCGTTCACCTTCCTTCCTGGGACCAGCTCCATCCATGGGGAGGGCTCTAGGTTCTGCAGCTTAGGAAATAGGTAAGAGTTCAATACCCGAGCTGTGTGTGCCAGCACGTCCCCCAGAGCACATCTACCCTGAGAACTCCTCGTGAGGGCGTGacaacacccccgccccctcccccgatgtCGTCTGCTCCCAAGGGTCTGAGTTACCACAATCCCATGTAGGGTCAGGTTAAGCTCAGGGAATGTTCCTTGTGACAAATACTCTACCAAGACTCCATGCTCCCTGACCTTGCCTGATTTACCAAATGcaaataataggcagcaggtttaaaacaaacaaaatgaagcatttcttcacacaacgcacagtcaacctgtggaactctttgccagaggatgttgtgaagcccaagactataacagggttcaaaaaagaactagataagtttatggaggacaggtccatcaacggctattagccaggatgggcagggatggtgtccctagcctctgtttgccagaagctgggaatgagtgacaggggatggatcacttggtgattgcctgttctgttcattccctctgggggcccctggcattggccactgtcggcagacaggatactgggctagatggatctttggtctgaccaagtatggccattcttattttcacCCCCTGAGCAGGATTTCCCGTTCCCAAACCTGACCTGATCAcccagctggaacgaggggaagagccgtgggtcCCAGATCTCCAGGCCGACGAGGAAAGGGAGAGCCCGAGAGGCACCCACACAGGTGAGGAgtcagggaaactgagacagaaacaTTTGGTGAGTAAAGAAAAAAGCTGGACCTCCCAAAACGTGCCGTGAGCGAGAGCCCTCAGTTCTGCCCCATCTCACCCAAGTCAGGGCTGCAGTCAGCAGGTGTTGTAGCATCAAGGCAGATATCAGTCACGGCTTCCCACCCATCCTGTTAGCTGTCAGGAATTTCCTCCCTGACTTTACTTCCCTGGAAATGTTTGggtgggatgtggaggcagaatccaatGTCTCCATCTCCCCAGCAGTCACTGTGTTGTGTTTTCACTCTTTGCTATTCCCCTTTCGGTCCCTTCTCCCCGGCAGAGGCAGTGACTCCTGtctgggttctctctctcccagcaggtgataGGACAGTGAGTGAGAACAAGGAGGAGATTCAGCAGCAGGAAGGTCCTGGGAAAGTGGAACCGCAGGAGACATTTTTGAGAAAAGCTGAAGGGAATTTCTCCAAGTGCTTGGAACAGGGAGAAGCCTGGGGAGATCGACATAGATCAGAGATGCAGCTAGGAAACAAACTGGATGAATCCATTCAACATGGTGGAGGATGCAAAGATCCCAAGGAAACCACTGTCCAGCAGACAAGTCACAATGAAGAGAGACCCTACAAAtgctttgactgtgggaaaagattCCGTTTCAGTGGAAACCTTATTACACATTGGAGAACCCTCACAGGAGAGAAGTCATAtgaatgcttggactgtgggaaaagcttcagtgagAAGTCATTTCTCATTATACAGCAGAGACTGTAtacgggagagaaaccctataaatgccttgagtgtgcAAAAGTTTTCAGTGTGTTATCGGCCCTTATTAGACATGAGAGGACCCACACGggggagaaaccctataaatgcatGGATTGTGGGAAAACTTTCGGTCAGAGCTCAGACCTTATTAAACATAGGAGAATCCACACCGGAGAGAGACcttataaatgccttgagtgtgggaaaaatttCATTCGCCGTTCACACCTTATTAAGCATCAGAGAGTCCACACAGGCGACAAACCATATAAATGCCTCAACTGTGGGAAAAATTTTGTTGACAGAACAAAACTTACTCGACATCAGGCaattcacacaggagagagaccccataaatgcttggactgtgggaagagcttcatTCAGAAGTCACAATTTATTATACACCAGAGAgtgcacacaggagagagaccctttcTATGCCTtgaatgtgggaaaagttttattcAGAAATCACAGCTTATTACACATCAacgaacccacacaggagagagaccttataaatgccttgagtgtgggaaaagttttattcAAAGTTCATCTCTTATTCAACACAGGAGAATCCACAAAGGAGAGAGACcttataaatgccttgagtgtgggaaaagattCATGGAACGTTCATCCCTTATTAAAcataggagaatccacacaggagaaagaccctataaatgccttgagtgtgggaaaagttttatgGAAAGTTCATCCCTTAATAAACataagagaatccacacaggagaaagaccatgtaaatgccttgagtgtgggaaagaTTTCATTCGTCGCTCACACCTTATTAAGCATCAGAGAACACACAGAGGTGACAAACCTTATAAATGTCTCGATTGTGGGAAAAGTTTAGTTGACAAAACAAACCTTACtagacatcaggcaatccacacaggagagagaccccataaatgcttggactgtgggaaaagcttcattcagaAGTCACAACTTATTCTACACCAGAGAgtgcacacaggagagagaccctttaAATGCCTtgaatgtgggaaaagttttagtGAGAGCTCAAAGCTTACTagacatcagagaacccacacaagAGAGAGAACCTATggatgccttgagtgtgggaaaagattTATGCAAAGTTCATCACTTATTAAACATGGAcgaatccacacgggagaaagaccctataaatgccttgacTGTGGGAAAGGTTTTATCGCAAGTTCAGCCCTTACTAAACAtaggagaatccacacgggagaaaaaccctataaatgccttgagtgtgggaaaactttcagTCAGCGCTCACATCTTACTCAACATGGGAGAacgcacacaggagagagaccctacaaatgccctgagtgtgggaaaagttttagtTTCAAATCAGGCCTTAATATGCATCAgaaaacccacacaggagagaaatcccataaatgcttggactgtgggaaaactttcagtCAGCGCTCATACCTTACTAAACacaggagaatccacacaggagagacaccTTCTAAATGCCTTGACTGTGGAAAAAGCTTCAGTAAGAGGTCAGAGCTGACCAAACATCAGAGAAGCCACAAggctgagagaccctaggaatacCTTGACTGCAGGAAAAGATTCAATTTGACTTCACGCTTCAGTGACCCACACAACAGAGAGACCTGGAATGTGGGGGAAGGTTCATTTGGTGCTCCCAGAGTATCAGGCATCCACAAATCCACACAGGGAAGAAACCTCTGAGATGTTCTCAGTGTGGAAAATGCTCCAAGTGGAGCTAACACCATGTTGGACATCAGAGATGCCTCCACACAGTCAGGAAATTATCTCATGGCCCTGACTGGGGCCGACCATGGTGACAAACCCATTTCCTCATTCCCACACATCAGGggcatttggctcccaaggaTCCAGCTGCCCATTGCTGGGGTGAGGATCCAACAGCAGCCAAACATCAGCTGGTCAGTGACCCTCTGGGTCTGCCTGGTCTAAGCAAACCCCAGGTAGAGGTGGAGAAGCCCCCATCagtccctcctccctgctgcagccctggctggTGAGCTGATCAGCcacaggtgggggaagggagagagagaaactcctccAGATGCTCCCTCTGCCTGGCTGAAGTTCCCCGTCTCCATGGATGGTGGGTGAACGTGCCCTtggggggaggctagcccctggcccctcaccCTCTGCCTGAGGCCCTATCCCTTCTGCTCCAGCAGGCCAGAGGGGCctggtggagtgtgggcagggccaagCTAAAGTGTTTCAGGAGGCGTGGTTTCCCCCAGCCTACtatacccgccgcccatgccCCTCTCTGTTCCCTTCCCAGCCGGGATCCCCCTGCCATGGAGATGAGGAGAAGGACACTTGAGCCAGGCCCCACCTTCACTCTAGATACCTGTGTCCACCCCGCAACTTCCAccagcccctgggctgggctcccccactTACCTGGAGCTCTTCTCTGCAGGGGGGTGTCCATGGGGGCTGGTAACACCTCCCCTCTCCGAATCCCCCAGGCCGCTGGACTCTGGGGGATCAACCGTTAAGGGACCAGGGGATGGGAGAGCACAGGGGTAGAGAGGTGCTGCCTCTCCTCACTCTCCCCCTCTGCCCcgtctccctgccccctctgcatTCAGACAGCACCATTAGGAGAAACTCATTCCCACAGGCTCTTTTGTTGGAAGTCTGGATTTGCCACCTCTGCTACAGCAGCATCAGCCTCTGAGAGG is part of the Eretmochelys imbricata isolate rEreImb1 chromosome 14, rEreImb1.hap1, whole genome shotgun sequence genome and encodes:
- the LOC144274364 gene encoding uncharacterized protein LOC144274364 yields the protein MAVMEPAQMPVTFEEVAVYFTEGQGALLDPAQRALYRDVMQEIYETVTSLGFPVPKPDLITQLERGEEPWVPDLQADEERESPRGTHTGDRTVSENKEEIQQQEGPGKVEPQETFLRKAEGNFSKCLEQGEAWGDRHRSEMQLGNKLDESIQHGGGCKDPKETTVQQTSHNEERPYKCFDCGKRFRFSGNLITHWRTLTGEKSYECLDCGKSFSEKSFLIIQQRLYTGEKPYKCLECAKVFSVLSALIRHERTHTGEKPYKCMDCGKTFGQSSDLIKHRRIHTGERPYKCLECGKNFIRRSHLIKHQRVHTGDKPYKCLNCGKNFVDRTKLTRHQAIHTGERPHKCLDCGKSFIQKSQFIIHQRVHTGERPFLCLECGKSFIQKSQLITHQRTHTGERPYKCLECGKSFIQSSSLIQHRRIHKGERPYKCLECGKRFMERSSLIKHRRIHTGERPYKCLECGKSFMESSSLNKHKRIHTGERPCKCLECGKDFIRRSHLIKHQRTHRGDKPYKCLDCGKSLVDKTNLTRHQAIHTGERPHKCLDCGKSFIQKSQLILHQRVHTGERPFKCLECGKSFSESSKLTRHQRTHTRERTYGCLECGKRFMQSSSLIKHGRIHTGERPYKCLDCGKGFIASSALTKHRRIHTGEKPYKCLECGKTFSQRSHLTQHGRTHTGERPYKCPECGKSFSFKSGLNMHQKTHTGEKSHKCLDCGKTFSQRSYLTKHRRIHTGETPSKCLDCGKSFSKRSELTKHQRSHKAERP